The genomic window CCCGATCAGCAAGTTCGTCCCAAACGTGAACCACGGCTCGAAGAAGCTGATCAGCAACCCGACCGGGTCGATCGAGATCGAGAACATCCCGTTGTCGTCGTTCCCCTCCGGCTGGTAGGTCCCCGACCCCGAGCTGTCGTTGCCAGTCCCATTCGTCGCGTTGCCTGACTCGTTCGTGCTGGCGGTCTCGTTACTACTTTCTTTCGTTCCCGCGTTCGCGCCCGTATCGGAGGATGTGTCGGGAAGAGCCGACTCGACGCGATCAGAGCCAGAGGAGTCGCTGCCAGTGTCGTTTCCGGTGCTGCTACTGTTGATCCCGCTGTCGGCGGTAGTGTTGTCGCTTGGGCCACCACCAGGAGGAGCGCCGGTCGTGGCCCCGTCACCGGCGCCGCCCGTCTCGTTTGACTGGGCAGCGACTGATGCGGTTCCGACCAGAACCATGGCGCCGACGCCCATGGTGATGAGCAGTGCGACGATCAGGACTGTAACTACGAGCCCTGCAGTCGTCTGGCGGCATCGGTCCGTCATTAATGAGAACACCAAGGGAAGTTAGAGCACGCCGAGTCCGCCGGTCACGCAATCGGCGAATGAGAACCCGAAGATGTCACCGAAGACCATCTGGATCAGCGTTGGCGCGAGCAACGCCACGCCGAGGCCCATGAAGCCACGCTTGGCCCAGTTGATGTCGCCCTCAAGCTTCCCCGGCGTCTTGTGGATCGCATAGGACAGGCCGGCGACGATCAAGACACCAAGGCAGCCAACGAAAGCAATCCGCTGGAGCATCGGGAGGCCGTTCGAGGCAGCCTGCTCAGTGATCGTCGAACAACCATCGCCACCGACCTCCTGTTGGGCCATGACCGCTCCAACCGAGAACATGTATGCGGTGAGTCCGACAAGGACGAAGATTGCCATGTCGGCCGCCGCGGCTCGGGTTTCGTAGAGTGAGTACTCTATCGTACCCGACTGCTCAGGATCGAGAGGGTTTGTTCGCCAACGTGCGATTCGTCCAGTCAGCCCGGAGAACGTCTCTTCCGTGGTATCGTCACGGGACAGATCAGATTCCATGTATCATATACTAGATTCAACACACATTAAATTTACGTATAGTACAGTCGAAGAGCACTGCAGTATAATACAGTTAAATCATACATTGAAGAGGAACAGTCAAAATGTACAGTCGTAGCATGTAGTGAATGCAGTGAAACCATCGAAGTGGCTTTAAGGTATGAGCGGGCACATCGTGAGCAGATACGATGCCCCCTCGCCTCACCACGGTCGATCACGAGATTCTGACCGTGTTACGACTCGAATGTGCTCGAACACAGGGCTATCTCGTGAATCGGACCGGTCGATCTCGACAGCAGATTCACACCCGCCTCCAAATCCTCGCTGGCAGCCAGATCCTCCGTGCCGTTCACTATCCAACTGCCCTCTACGAGATGAGTCAAGACCCACGAGAAAACGAGGATGAGTTTCCTCTCGTTGAGCTCAACCTTGTGGATAGAGACGGCGAAGAAATCGGCAGCGAACAGATCAAGCTGGGTCCGTCCGGCGTTCCGACGTCTCACCAGTACCAACGCCACGCTTCTTCGCCGTGAGTCAACGAAAGTAGTCTCGCTTGTCAAGCAGTTCCGTGAGGGGGCCTGCTACTCGATCGATTAACCGACGCAAAGGGGCATGCTCATCCCGATGAACGCGATCATGATACTGGGAGCTTACTGTCAGCCTTTCAGATCTAGAACGCACTCCTAAGCGGTAGTACAGAAGTGTATATAACCTTGTGCAACGATAATACCGGACACTACTTCCTGTTGCACAAGGTTATCTCGAGAGGGTGGAGTGCTTCGCAAAACCTGGGTGCGTGTTTTACCATACTGGCGGAGTCAAAACCAGGAGACCGTAGAATACGGATCCCGGTGTAGTCGTCCTCCTCTGTATTCGTTTGCGGGAGTATTGTACTAACGAATCGGCGTATAAGATAATGAGAATAGTTGACAAGACAGCCACTCCTAGAGTGAATCATGTACGATCTCACGGGATTTCAACGTGATCTACTGGTCGCGATCATCGGATTAGAGAAACCACATGGGTTAGCGATCAAAGATGAACTTGAGGAGCACTACGAAAAGGAGATCCACCACGGACGGCTCTATCCTAATCTCGATACGCTCGTCAACAAAGGGCTTGTTGAGAAAAGCCAGCTGGATCGCCGGACGAATGTTTATGCGCTAACCGACCGCGGGAAGCGAGAACTCGAAGCGCGTCGTGAATGGGAAGACCAGTACGTCAGCAAGGTACTCAAGATACCAGCCGAGAACTAAACAGCACTTGGGAGTACAGGAAGTGGTGATTAGTCAGACTGCGTCTCAAGGAGGTGGATGAGCTGGCGCATCCGTGTTTGATCGTACGCAGTGAGATCATAGCGGTTCCGATTGCTTCGATTGGCGTGAATACGAAGAATGTCACACTGTGCGGCTGCACTGAGCAGGTGGCCAAGAATCTGCGGTTGAACGGGCGGCCCCGCCCATGTATTGTGAAGTTGCTTGGCCGAGATATAGTTCGACTCGATTTGTTCGAGAGCGTCCCTGAGATCTACGGCGTGTGATTCAAGGAGAGCATATCGAGGTGGATTGTCGGTACGGAGTGAGGCGAGTTGCGTTTCAAGAGTGGCCACCTGTGAACCATCCGGTGCCATACTAGCCAGTTTGTGACTGATACTTACTATCATTTACTGAATAATCGATGTTCTGTAGAACGTTGGCGAGGATTGGTCTCATCGAAAGTCGAAAGATCTTTGTTGGGAGTTACCAAGGGCCGAAGTGCAGCGGGAATAGCTGACGTCGTCGTCATTCACCCCCCACAACGCACGGCTCAGAAGCACCAATTACAGCGCACAACTGCCATGGTTGGATCCGATCCCTCATCCCGCTGCTGTTACTCCGTCAACTCCAACTCTCCAAAACCCCTGAATAGAGCAATCCCTAGACATGCAGTGTGCCATCGCTAAAGTGGGAAGTATCCCACTTGGCACTTGGTACCATTATCGAGAGATGTCTTTCCGGACAGGACGATTCTCACTCGGCCATTCCTTCTGAACGGTAACTATAGCTTGTTTCCGGACGATCTGTCGAACGCATACCAGTCAATCATGGAGCCACGAATCACCGTCATTACAGTGGGAGTTAGCGATCTAAAACGGTCACTCGAGTTTTACCGCGATGGGTTAGGATGGCCGACGGAAGGTATCGTTGGCACCGAATTTGAAGGCGGAGCTGTTGCCTTTTTCCCATTACAGAATGGCTTACAGCTTGCTCTCT from Halalkalicoccus sp. CG83 includes these protein-coding regions:
- a CDS encoding PadR family transcriptional regulator — protein: MYDLTGFQRDLLVAIIGLEKPHGLAIKDELEEHYEKEIHHGRLYPNLDTLVNKGLVEKSQLDRRTNVYALTDRGKRELEARREWEDQYVSKVLKIPAEN